The following are from one region of the Cervus canadensis isolate Bull #8, Minnesota chromosome 23, ASM1932006v1, whole genome shotgun sequence genome:
- the LOC122425750 gene encoding septin-2-like has product MSKQQPTQFINPETPGYVGFANLPNQVHRKSVKKGFEFTLMVVGESGLGKSTLINSLFLTDLYPERVIPGAAEKIERTVQIEASTVEIEERGVKLRLTVVDTPGYGDAINCRDCFKTIISYIDEQFEWYLHDESGLNRRHIIDNRVHCCFYFISPFGHGLKPLDVAFMKAIHNKVNIVPVIAKADTLTLKEQERLKKRILDEIEEHSIKIYHLPDAESDEDEDFKEQTRLLKASIPFSVVGSNQLIEAKGKKVRGRLYPWGVVEVENPEHNDFLKLRTMLMKVENEDMNKDQILLEKEAELRRMQEMIARMQAQMQLQLQGGDGDSGVHGHHV; this is encoded by the coding sequence ATGTCTAAGCAACAACCAACTCAGTTTATAAATCCAGAAACTCCTGGATATGTTGGATTTGCAAATCTTCCCAATCAAGTTCACCGAAAATCAGTGAAAAAAGGTTTTGAATTCACGCTGATGGTGGTCGGTGAATCGGGGCTGGGAAAGTCGACGCTCATCAACAGCCTCTTCCTGACCGACCTCTACCCAGAAAGAGTCATCCCTGGAGCCGCAGAGAAAATTGAAAGAACTGTCCAGATTGAGGCTTCGACTGTTGAGATTGAAGAGCGCGGGGTGAAGCTGCGTCTGACCGTGGTAGACACCCCGGGCTACGGGGATGCCATCAACTGCAGGGACTGCTTTAAGACTATCATCTCCTACATCGACGAGCAGTTTGAGTGGTACCTGCATGACGAGAGCGGTCTGAACAGACGGCACATCATCGACAACAGGGTGCACTGTTGCTTCTACTTCATCTCCCCCTTCGGACACGGACTGAAGCCATTGGATGTTGCGTTCATGAAGGCGATCCACAACAAGGTGAATATTGTGCCTGTCATCGCGAAAGCCGACACACTCACCCTGAAGGAGCAGGAGCGCCTGAAGAAAAGGATTCTGGATGAAATTGAGGAACATAGCATCAAAATCTATCACTTGCCTGACGCAGAGTCGGATGAAGATGAAGATTTTAAGGAGCAGACGAGACTTCTCAAGGCTAGCATCCCTTTCTCTGTGGTTGGATCCAATCAGCTGATTGAAGCCAAAGGCAAGAAGGTCAGAGGCCGCCTCTACCCTTGGGGTGTCGTGGAGGTGGAGAACCCGGAGCATAACGACTTTCTGAAGCTGAGGACGATGCTCATGAAAGTAGAAAATGAGGACATGAATAAAGACCAGATACTGCTGGAGAAGGAAGCTGAGCTCCGCCGCATGCAGGAGATGATCGCGCGGATGCAGGCGCAGATGCAGCTGCAGCTGCAGGGTGGCGACGGCGACAGCGGGGTCCACGGGCACCACGTGTGA